The DNA window CAATAAATGATCCCGCCCACGACCCAGTGCCGGTCATCGGGAATATCGATCAACAATCGGGTGAGATTCATACGGGCTAGCTGCGAGCCGATCTCATCTTCGGTGAAGGCCGCCAGCAGGGAATTGTAGAAATCTCGGCGTAAAATGTCCGGCTCGTTGGCCGCGTACCCAATCCGGCCTGCTTCACTGCCTGTTCACCCAACTGAATCATCGGCGCCGAGGCATCAATCCCGATAACCTGGCAGGCTGGATACAGTGTGGCAAATCGAATCGGAATGTCGGCTGGGCCGCATCCCAGATCCAGCACGCGCCCCTGCGAAAACTCGGGGAAGTACCCTTTAAAGCAATCGACGAATCCTTGATTCTCTTCCGCAAAGTCGGCACGCGCATAGGCGTCGGCCTGCTTCGGATCATCCATGAGTTCTGGTTCGAGTACTCGGTCCATTGAACCCCCCTTAGAGGGATACGGTTGAGACTAAGGCTAAGCGAACCTCCTCGGCCTCAACCTTGGCCTTAACCTTTGTTTATCGTGACAGCATCTCCTGGCCGTACCACGCCCCCGCGCAGCACTTTCGCATAGACACGACTCCAACCGGGATTGAGCTTCTGGGAAATACGCGAAATGTCCTCATCCCGAAACCATCGCCCATTGTGGCTGCAGGGCGTCGTATAGCTCGTCACCTCGAGTTGGACCTCCGGGCCGATGGTTAACCTGACGCCGGGACGCACCTGGTCCCAGTCCAATCCTGAC is part of the Nitrospirota bacterium genome and encodes:
- a CDS encoding MOSC domain-containing protein, translated to SGLDWDQVRPGVRLTIGPEVQLEVTSYTTPCSHNGRWFRDEDISRISQKLNPGWSRVYAKVLRGGVVRPGDAVTINKG